The proteins below are encoded in one region of Paenibacillus albus:
- a CDS encoding MetQ/NlpA family ABC transporter substrate-binding protein: MKKASLALLLLVIVVALSACGSKNNNASNTANNQTEGNGAKQEVTLKVGATPVPHAEILNFIKPALKEKGINLEVVEFNDYVQPNTQLYEKQLDANFFQHLPYLDQFNKDKGYDLVSVAGVHIEPFGGYSKKIKSIDELKEGAKVVIPNDPSNGGRALALMEKNNLIKLKDGVGISGTVNDIVDNPKKLDITEVEAATLPRVLDEVDLALINTNYALEAGLVPTKDALFIEGSDSPYVNILVARPDNKDSEAMKALAEALQSPEVKTFIEDKYKGAIVPAFK; the protein is encoded by the coding sequence GCTCCTCGTCATCGTCGTTGCACTATCCGCTTGCGGCAGCAAAAACAACAATGCGAGCAACACAGCAAACAACCAAACAGAAGGCAACGGCGCGAAGCAGGAAGTAACGCTGAAAGTAGGAGCTACGCCGGTTCCGCACGCAGAGATTCTTAACTTCATTAAACCGGCTCTGAAAGAGAAGGGCATCAACCTTGAAGTCGTTGAGTTTAACGATTATGTACAACCAAATACACAGCTGTACGAGAAACAGCTGGATGCCAACTTCTTCCAGCACCTTCCTTACCTGGATCAGTTCAATAAAGATAAAGGCTATGATCTCGTTAGCGTTGCCGGCGTTCATATCGAGCCGTTCGGCGGTTATTCGAAGAAGATCAAGTCGATTGACGAGCTCAAAGAAGGCGCGAAGGTCGTTATCCCGAATGACCCATCCAATGGCGGCCGCGCTCTAGCGCTCATGGAGAAGAACAACCTGATCAAGCTGAAAGACGGCGTTGGCATCTCCGGCACGGTGAACGATATCGTAGACAATCCGAAGAAACTCGATATTACGGAAGTTGAAGCAGCTACTCTGCCCCGCGTACTCGACGAGGTGGACCTGGCGCTGATCAACACGAACTATGCGCTTGAAGCGGGCCTTGTACCGACGAAGGATGCGCTCTTCATCGAAGGCTCGGATTCACCTTACGTGAATATTCTTGTTGCTCGCCCGGACAATAAAGATTCCGAAGCGATGAAAGCTTTGGCGGAAGCTCTGCAATCGCCAGAAGTGAAGACGTTTATCGAAGACAAATACAAAGGCGCAATCGTTCCAGCCTTTAAATAA
- a CDS encoding GntR family transcriptional regulator, with protein sequence MQVGEGGAELKFNSRDPVYLQVVRYFKEEIATGRLEKGQIIPSRREIAGKLKINPNTAQKAYKEMEEQALIVTEGNSPSRITTDEHVLSLIRNELITDAVDAFVLSIAKIQVPVEELLAIVKNKVESTYNQAVKEGEQA encoded by the coding sequence ATGCAAGTTGGAGAAGGCGGTGCGGAGTTGAAGTTTAACAGCCGCGATCCTGTCTACCTTCAAGTAGTCAGGTATTTCAAGGAAGAGATTGCGACAGGCCGGCTCGAGAAGGGCCAGATCATTCCATCACGCCGTGAAATTGCGGGCAAGCTGAAGATTAACCCGAACACGGCGCAGAAAGCTTATAAAGAAATGGAGGAGCAAGCATTGATTGTTACGGAGGGGAATTCGCCGAGCCGCATAACGACAGATGAGCATGTATTAAGCCTTATTCGGAACGAACTGATCACTGACGCTGTCGATGCGTTCGTGTTATCTATAGCTAAGATTCAAGTGCCTGTAGAAGAATTATTAGCCATCGTTAAGAACAAAGTGGAGAGTACCTATAATCAAGCCGTGAAGGAGGGGGAGCAAGCATGA
- a CDS encoding ABC transporter ATP-binding protein: protein MIELKSVNKKYGRKKVLQDVSFTADKGNITCLIGINGVGKSTVLKAIMGLTPIDGGSILIDGMPVGKTIYEHIAYVPDNITMPPSMTVGASMQFMKDFYVSWNEERAEEMLTFFKLKRTDRIAELSKGNTAKLNLLHGLSLDVEYVLMDEPFSGIDMFSREQIASVFTSKLVEDRGVIITTHEINDIEHLIDEVVLLDNGTVTRQFNCEDMRMEHGKSVMDVMREVYHG from the coding sequence ATGATTGAACTGAAATCGGTCAACAAGAAATACGGTCGCAAGAAAGTGCTTCAAGACGTATCGTTCACCGCGGATAAAGGAAATATCACCTGCCTTATCGGCATTAACGGCGTGGGTAAATCGACTGTTTTGAAAGCGATCATGGGACTAACGCCAATCGACGGCGGCAGCATTCTCATTGACGGGATGCCAGTCGGCAAAACGATTTATGAGCATATCGCTTATGTGCCTGACAACATTACGATGCCGCCGAGTATGACGGTTGGAGCTAGCATGCAATTTATGAAGGATTTCTATGTGAGCTGGAACGAAGAGCGTGCAGAAGAGATGCTTACCTTCTTCAAACTGAAGCGGACAGATCGGATCGCAGAGCTATCCAAAGGGAATACGGCCAAGCTGAACCTGCTTCACGGCCTTTCGTTAGATGTAGAATACGTGCTGATGGATGAACCCTTCTCCGGCATCGACATGTTCAGCAGGGAGCAGATTGCATCGGTATTCACTAGCAAGCTTGTTGAAGATCGAGGCGTTATCATCACTACACATGAAATTAACGATATTGAGCATTTGATCGACGAAGTCGTACTGCTCGACAACGGGACCGTGACTCGCCAATTTAACTGCGAGGACATGAGGATGGAGCATGGCAAGTCGGTTATGGATGTTATGAGAGAGGTGTACCACGGATGA
- the sigG gene encoding RNA polymerase sporulation sigma factor SigG, which translates to MTRNKVEICGVDTAKLPVLTNAEMRELFTALQTQNEWAAREKLVNGNLRLVLSVIQRFNNRGEFVDDLFQVGCIGLMKAIDNFDLSQNVKFSTYAVPMIIGEIRRYLRDNNPIRVSRSLRDIAYKALQVRDSLTNKNSREPTIFEISEALNVPKEDVVFALDAIQDPVSLFEPIYHDGGDPIYVMDQISDDKNKDVSWIEEIALREAMHKLNEREKMILSMRFFEGKTQMEVADEIGISQAQVSRLEKSAIQQMQKHVKT; encoded by the coding sequence TTGACCCGAAACAAAGTCGAGATTTGTGGAGTGGATACCGCGAAACTGCCCGTCCTCACGAATGCGGAAATGCGCGAGCTGTTTACCGCATTGCAAACACAGAATGAGTGGGCAGCAAGAGAGAAATTAGTCAATGGCAACTTGAGACTCGTGCTTAGTGTGATTCAACGGTTTAACAACCGTGGGGAATTCGTCGACGATTTATTCCAAGTCGGCTGCATCGGCCTCATGAAAGCAATCGACAATTTCGATCTCAGTCAGAATGTTAAGTTTTCGACCTATGCTGTTCCGATGATTATCGGTGAAATCCGCCGTTACTTACGGGATAACAATCCGATTCGCGTGTCGCGCAGCTTGCGGGATATTGCGTATAAGGCATTGCAGGTGCGCGACAGCTTAACGAACAAAAACTCAAGGGAGCCGACGATTTTTGAAATTTCCGAAGCGCTGAACGTTCCGAAAGAGGATGTCGTCTTTGCGCTCGATGCCATTCAAGACCCGGTATCATTGTTCGAACCGATTTATCATGATGGGGGAGATCCCATCTATGTGATGGACCAAATTAGCGATGATAAGAATAAGGATGTATCGTGGATTGAAGAAATTGCTCTGCGCGAAGCGATGCACAAACTGAACGAACGTGAAAAAATGATTCTGTCGATGCGTTTCTTCGAAGGGAAAACTCAGATGGAAGTGGCCGACGAGATCGGCATTTCGCAAGCACAAGTGTCCCGGCTGGAGAAGTCAGCCATACAGCAAATGCAAAAGCATGTTAAAACTTAA